Proteins co-encoded in one Astyanax mexicanus isolate ESR-SI-001 chromosome 1, AstMex3_surface, whole genome shotgun sequence genomic window:
- the LOC103032524 gene encoding protein LYRIC produces the protein MAQSWADRAEQMVSSLGEMLGLEAAAPLALWPAGVLLLSVGLGLVLTLLLLGLHRPGAAREQRGRAEDSPPEPGRTGKPEEPRKRIRKKAGEKKLQRNGLAVEPQEEVKPVEMQSSDPAEPKADKAKKNKKKPKTPAKEAKSAPSERKEQDEAGAWETKVSNREKRQQRRKDKGTGDESGSPGGVEPTASVPNPVQPIITPEEPKAPTPPTPTNKKHTSNTPSTTNNATRTTTSTTTTPKTSPRTTSNTTPAPAAQRKEEPPAVEVPHAVLPQVSPGWEEVVNVNGSGWREFGAPVQLDGSERQDRQSAWTHDMEGSWTIVDSTNIPVSFPGLPTGVESQAVADLSWTCQPVVDDEWSGVASGCADPDWDAPTEVWGHYEDQPLEGAVGTQQPSAELQESDPEKDKDDPAAPGSGKAKKKKKKKKKLEEGGATAQVEVEVGVAKDQNTAGNILPKTVKEQESVAPAGPPRSVAKVSEPSEASVSTSAAPSAQKKAEESWESPKQVKKKKARRET, from the exons ATGGCGCAGAGCTGGGCGGACAGAGCCGAGCAGATGGTGTCTTCTCTGGGGGAAATGCTGGGGCTGGAGGCCGCGGCGCCTCTGGCCCTGTGGCCGGCCGGAGTGCTGCTTCTGTCGGTCGGCCTGGGGCTGGTcctcacgctgctgctgctggggctcCACAGGCCCGGAGCGGCGAGGGAGCAGCGGGGGAGGGCCGAGGACAGCCCGCCGGAGCCGGGCCGAACCGGGAAGCCCGAGGAGCCGCGGAAGAGGATAAGGAAGAAGGCGGGAGAGAAG AAGCTGCAGAGGAACGGTCTGGCCGTGGAGCCGCAGGAGGAAGTGAAGCCGGTGGAGATGCAGAGTTCGGACCCGGCTGAACCTAAAGCTGATAAG GCCAAGAAGAATAAGAAAAAGCCCAAAACTCCAGCAAAAGAAGCAAAATCTGCCCCTTCAGAGCGTAAAGAACAGGATGAAG ctgGTGCCTGGGAGACTAAAGTGAGTAATCGTGAGAAGCGTCAGCAGAGGAGGAAGGATAAAGGAACTGGAGATGAATCAGGAAGTCCTGGAGGAGTGGAGCCCACAGCTAGTGTTCCCAACCCTGTACAGCCCATAATAACCCCAGAAGAACCCAAAGCCCCCACCCCACCGACCCCAACCAACAAAAAACACACCTCCAACACGCCCTCCACCACCAACAACGCCACCAGAacaaccacctccaccaccaccactccTAAAACCTCCCCCAGGACCACCAGCAACACCACGCCGGCCCCCGCAGCCCAGAGAAAAG AAGAGCCTCCTGCAGTTGAAGTCCCTCATGCTGTCCTTCCACAAG tGTCTCCGGGCTGGGAGGAGGTTGTGAATGTTAACGGATCCGGCTGGAGAGAGTTCGGAGCTCCGGTTCAGCTGGACGGCTCTGAACGGCAGGACCGACAATCCGCCTGGACTCACGACATGGAAG gcTCTTGGACAATCGTGGACAGCACTAATATTCCAGTCTCTTTCCCTGGACTGCCTACAG gTGTTGAGTCTCAGGCGGTTGCTGATCTCTCCTGGACGTGTCAGCCTGTGGTGGATGATGAATGGTCTGGTGTGG ccagTGGCTGTGCGGACCCTGACTGGGATGCACCGACTGAAGTGTGGGGTCATTATGAGGATcagccactagagggcgctgtgggCACCCAGCAACCGTCGGCCGAGCTGCAG GAATCTGATCCTGAAAAGGACAAAGACGACCCGGCTGCTCCTGGAAGTGGAAAagccaagaagaagaaaaagaagaagaagaaattagAAGAGGGCGGAGCTACTGCTCAG GTGGAGGTAGAAGTGGGTGTGGCTAAAGACCAGAACACTGCAGGGAACATTTTGCCTAAAACAGTCAAA GAACAGGAGAGCGTGGCTCCAGCTGGTCCTCCACGGTCTGTTGCGAAAGTGTCCGAACCTTCTGAAGCTTCAGTGAGCACCTCAGCAGCTCCATCAGCACAGA AAAAGGCGGAGGAGAGCTGGGAGTCTCCGAAGcaggtgaagaagaagaaggcccGGAGAGAAACGTGA